Proteins co-encoded in one Podospora pseudoanserina strain CBS 124.78 chromosome 7 map unlocalized CBS124.78p_7, whole genome shotgun sequence genomic window:
- a CDS encoding uncharacterized protein (EggNog:ENOG503P6FS; CAZy:CBM52; COG:S), which produces MTRFSLTAAVLIGLGHRVLGALEQCGPAQYDPTNYVCWENQFLCPVTAGEGLSYCNGACYSKFMYTCNNNILSLLPPAESAFILTVSNPALPQLDGKPVTAQGLRLWLGGETKSYCPSVVDPNCPPGNVTSIVAGGFGGAGMNTMVPGGQQVYLTPDWNVEYTQAHSAYMPSGSTSTGFAAYQGGGFINLNGNGWGWVACPPRASGPAGPEWTLYGRNSTNAKSLNYCTPINLKVTPYPGQGAAAWQYT; this is translated from the exons ATGACTCGATTTAGCCTGACTGCTGCCGTTCTCATTGGCCTAGGCCATCGAGTTCTGGGTGCTCTGGAGCAATGTGGACCAGCACAATATGACCCTACCAAC TACGTATGCTGGGAGAACCAATTTCTCTGCCCCGTCACAGCCGGTGAAGGCCTGTCTTATTGCAATGGAGCCTGTTACAGCAAGTTCATGTACACCTGCAACAATAACATCCTCAGTCTTCTCCCGCCCGCCGAGTCTGCCTTTATTCTCACCGTCTCAAACCCGGCGCTCCCCCAGCTTGACGGGAAGCCCGTTACCGCCCAAGGGCTTCGTTTGTGGCTTGGAGGAGAAACCAAGAGCTACTGCCCTTCTGTCGTCGACCCCAACTGCCCACCCGGCAACGTCACATCGATTGTGGCGGGCGGCTTCGGCGGAGCTGGTATGAACACAATGGTGCCCGGCGGTCAACAGGTCTATCTGACGCCGGACTGGAATGTCGAATACACCCAAGCTCATTCGGCATACATGCCGTCCGGCAGCACCTCGACTGGCTTTGCCGCCTACCAGGGCGGTGGGTTCATCAACCTCAATGGCAacggttggggttgggtcgCTTGTCCTCCGAGGGCTTCGGGTCCTGCTGGGCCCGAGTGGACTTTGTATGGTAGAAACTCAACAAACGCCAAGAGCCTCAACTACTGCActcccatcaacctcaaggTCACTCCTTACCCCGGCCAGGGGGCGGCTGCTTGGCAGTATACTTAG
- the PRP8 gene encoding pre-mRNA-splicing factor 8 (BUSCO:EOG092600NM; EggNog:ENOG503NU2Q; COG:A) has translation MSFPPPPPGWGPPPPPPPPPPPGPPSSLPPPPAIPAPPPPGYQPPTNPQIAKFAQKKKEWLRDQRNRFGEKRKGGFVETQKADMPPEHLRKIVKDIGDVSQKKYTNDKRSYLGALKFMPHAVLKLLENMPMPWESAREVKVLYHVNGCLTLVNEIPRVIEPVFFAQWATMWTTMRKEKSDRRLFKRMRFPPFDDEEPPLSWSENIEDVEPLEPIQMELDEDEEAAVYEWFYDHQPLLDTTHVNGPSYKTWNLTLPQMASLYRLSRPLVSEVVDQNYFYLFELKSFLTAKALNVALPGGPRFEPLYKDIDPNDEDFGEFNAMDRIIFRNPIRTECRVSYPYLYNALPRSVHLSWHSHPQVVYTRTEDHNLPAFYFDTSINPISSRAVAPKNLTISHEDELFGQGSNEEPEEEEFELPVGVEPFMADEELYTDDTASAIELWWAPFPFDRRSGRMVRAQDVPLIKHWYLEHCPPKQPVKVRVSYQKLLKTYVLNELHKKKPKSLQKQSLLRSLKQTKFFQQTTIDWVEAGLQVCRQGFNMLNLLIHRKNLTYLHLDYNFNLKPVKTLTTKERKKSRFGNAFHLMREILRLTKLIVDAQVQYRLGNIDAFQLADGILYAFNHVGQLTGMYRYKYKLMHQIRSCKDLKHLIYYRFNAGPVGKGPGCGFWAPAWRVWLFFMRGIIPLLERWLGNLLSRQFEGRHSKGVAKTVTKQRVESHFDLELRASVMADLMDMMPEGIKQNKVNTVLQHLSEAWRCWKSNIPWKVPGLPAAIENIILRYVKSKADWWVSVAHYNRERIRRGATVDKTVAKKNVGRLTRLWLKAEQERQHNHMKDGPYVSSEEAVAIYTTTVHWLESRKFSPIPFPSVSYKHDTKILILALERLREAYSTKGRLNQSQREELALIEQAYDSPGTTLERIKRFLLTQRAFKEVGIDMNDNYSTINPVYDIEPIEKISDAYLDQYLWYQADQRHLFPAWIKPSDSEVPPLLVYKWAQGINNLDQVWETANGECNVMIETSLSKVYEKIELTLLNSLLRLIMDHNLADYITAKNNVTLTYKDMSHVNSYGMIRGLQFSAFVFQYYGLILDLLLLGPQRASDIAGPPQSPNDFLQFQDRDTETRHPIRLYTRYIDKIWVFLRFTADESRDLIQRFLTEQPDPNFENVIGYKSKKCWPRDSRMRLMRHDVNLGRAVFWDLKNRLPRSVTTIEWEDTFASVYSKDNPNLLFSMCGFEVRILPKIRNQNDEFPVKDSVWSLVNNATKERTAHAFLQVTEEDIQKFNNRIRQILMSSGSTTFTKIANKWNTALIALFTYYREAAVSTVNLLDTIVKCETKIQTRVKIGLNSKMPSRFPPAVFYTPKELGGLGMISGSHILIPTSDKRWSKQTDVGVTHYRAGMSHDEETLIPNIFRYIIPWEAEFIDSQRVWTEYSQKRLEANQQNRRLTLEDLEDSWDRGLPRINTLFQKDRSTLSFDKGFRTRAEFKIYQLMKSNPFWWTSQRHDGKLWNLNAYRTDVIQALGGVETILEHTLFKATGFPSWEGLFWERASGFEESMKFKKLTNAQRSGLNQIPNRRFTLWWSPTINRANVYVGFQVQLDLTGIFLHGKIPTLKISLIQIFRAHLWQKIHESVVMDLCQVFDQELEALSIESVQKETIHPRKSYKMNSSCADIQLFASHKWNVTRPSLLFDNKDVIEATTTNKFWIDVQLRYGDYDSHDIERYVRAKYLDYTTDSMSLYPSPTGLMIGIDLAYNLYSAYGQYFPGLKTLVQQAMSKIMKANPALYVLRERIRKGLQLYASESNQEFLNSQNYSELFSNQTQLFIDDTNVYRVTIHKTFEGNLTTKPINGAIFIFNPRTGQLFLKIIHTSVWAGQKRLGQLAKWKTAEEVAALIRSLPVEEQPKQLIVTRKGLLDPLEVNLLDFPNISIRASELQLPFQAAMKVEKLGDMILRATEPQMVLFNLYDEWLKSISSYTAFSRLILILRALHVNQDKTKLILRPDKTVITQDHHIWPSLSDEDWIKIETQLRDLILNDYGKKNNVNVSSLTSSEVRDIILGMEISAPSLQRQQAAEIEKQQQEQQQLTAVTTKTQNVHGEEIIVTTTSQFEQQTFASKTEWRTRAIATSNLRTRANNMYVSPLDNDVDDITYVMPKNILKKFIQIADLRVQVAGYLYGASPADNDQVKEVRCIVMVPQIGGLRNVQLPQHLPQHDMLKGMEPLGVIHTTSGNELPYMSAMDVTDHARLLDAHPSWSKESTLTVAVSFTPGSVSLSAWALTPQGYKWGVENKDVGSDQPQGFTTAMGEKRQLLLSEKFRGFFLVPESGRWNYSFMGSAFGGLEKKPVHVKLDTPAPFYSDQHRPIHFSSFNELEDIWVDRQDNFA, from the exons ATgtctttccctcctcctccccccggATGGggtcctccgcctccaccccctccgccgccgccccccgGACCGCCGTCCTCACTTCCTCCGCCGCCTGCTATtccggcaccacccccccccgGATACCAGCCTCCCACGAACCCTCAGATTGCCAAGTTTgcccaaaagaagaaggaatgGCTTCGGGACCAGCGCAATCGGTTTGGCGAGAAGCGGAAGGGTGGCTTCGTGGAGACGCAAAAGGCCGATATGCCGCCGGAACACCTGCGTAAGATTGTGAAGGATATCGGCGATGTCTCGCAGAAGAAGTACACCAATGACAAGCGAAGCTATCTTGGTGCGCTGAAATTCATGCCTCATGCAGTTTTGAAGTTGCTCGAGAACATGCCGATGCCTTGGGAATCAGCGAGGGAGGTCAAGGTGCTCTACCATGTCAATGGTTGCCTGACGCTCGTCAATGAGATTCCACGCGTCATCGAACCCGTATTTTTTGCACAGTGGGCTACTATGTGGACGACCATGCGCAAGGAGAAGAGCGATCGAAGACTGTTCAAACGGATGCGGTTCCCTCCGTTTGACGACGAAGAGCCACCCCTTTCTTGGTCCGAGAACATCGAGGATGTCGAACCGCTGGAGCCGATCCAGATGGAGCtcgacgaagacgaagaggctGCTGTGTACGAATGGTTTTATgaccatcaacctctcctgGACACGACACATGTCAATGGCCCAAGCTACAAGACATGGAACCTCACACTGCCACAAATGGCGAGCTTATATCGGCTCAGTCGTCCTTTGGTAtctgaggttgttgatcagaATTACTTTTATCTCTTCGAGCTCAAGAGCTTTCTCACGGCCAAAGCCTTGAATGTTGCGCTGCCTGGCGGTCCTCGCTTTGAGCCACTTTACAAAGATATCGACCCCAATGACGAGGATTTCGGCGAGTTCAACGCCATGGACCGCATCATTTTCAGAAACCCCATCCGAACTGAATGTCGAGTGTCCTATCCCTATCTTTACAATGCTCTCCCGCGCAGCGTCCACCTTTCCTGGCATTCGCATCCTCAGGTAGTGTACACCCGAACAGAGGACCACAATCTCCCTGCATTCTACTTCGACACCAGCATCAACCCCATCTCATCTCGGGCCGTGGCGCCGAAGAACCTCACCATCAGTCATGAAGACGAACTTTTTGGCCAGGGCAGCAACGAGGAgccagaagaggaggagttcgAGCTTCCCGTGGGTGTTGAACCGTTCATggccgacgaggagcttTATACAGACGACACGGCATCTGCGATAGAACTGTGGTGGGCACCGTTTCCATTTGACCGTCGCTCTGGGCGTATGGTCCGGGCTCAAGATGTTCCTCTGATCAAGCACTGGTACCTCGAACACTGTCCACCAAAGCAGCCTGTGAAGGTCCGCGTCTCATACCAGAAGCTTTTGAAGACGTACGTCCTCAACGAGCTtcacaagaagaagcccaagtcGTTGCAAAAGCAAAGTTTGCTCAGGTCCTTGAAGCAGACCAAGTTCTTCCAGCAGACAACCATCGACTGGGTAGAGGCAGGTCTTCAAGTCTGTCGCCAAGGTTTCAATATGCTCAACTTGTTGATTCATCGCAAGAACCTTACCTATCTCCATCTTGATTACAATTTCAACCTGAAGCCCGTCAAGactctcaccaccaaggagCGCAAAAAGTCGAGATTTGGAAACGCCTTTCATCTAATGCGAGAGATCTTGCGGCTCACCAAGCTCATTGTCGATGCCCAAGTGCAATACCGGCTGGGTAACATTGACGCATTTCAGCTCGCCGATGGTATCCTCTATGCGTTCAACCATGTGGGACAGCTGACGGGAATGTATCGATACAAGTACAAGCTCATGCACCAGATTCGCTCTTGCAAGGATTTGAAGCACTTGATTTACTACCGGTTTAACGCGGGCCCTGTTGGCAAAGGCCCTGGCTGCGGTTTCTGGGCTCCTGCCTGGAGAGTCTGGCTGTTTTTCATGCGCGGTATTATCCCCTTGCTGGAGCGCTGGCTTGGAAATTTGCTGTCTCGTCAGTTTGAAGGCCGCCACAGCAAAGGCGTTGCCAAGACCGTCACGAAGCAGCGTGTCGAGTCACATTTCGATCTCGAGCTTCGGGCTTCGGTCATGGCGGACCTGATGGATATGATGCCCGAGGGtatcaaacaaaacaaggtCAACACCGTGTTGCAGCATCTCTCTGAGGCCTGGAGGTGCTGGAAGAGCAATATTCCGTGGAAGGTCCCAGGACTGCCTGCTGCTATTGAgaacatcatcctcagaTATGTCAAGTCCAAGGCTGATTGGTGGGTCTCGGTTGCTCACTACAACAGAGAGCGCATCAGAAGGGGTGCCACCGTGGACAAGACCGTCGCCAAGAAGAACGTCGGCCGCCTTACCCGTCTCTGGCTCAAGGCTGAGCAGGAAAGGCAACACAACCATATGAAAGATGGACCGTATGTATCCTCCGAGGAGGCCGTGGCCATCTATACGACCACTGTGCATTGGCTCGAGTCCCGCAAGTTCTCCCCTATTCCTTTCCCGAGTGTTTCCTACAAGCATGATACCAAGATCCTCATCTTGGCCCTCGAGCGTCTCCGCGAAGCCTACTCCACCAAGGGGAGACTTAACCAGAGCCAAAGAGAAGAGCTGGCCCTTATTGAACAGGCATACGACAGCCCGGGAACTACTCTCGAGCGGATCAAGCGCTTCCTCTTGACGCAGCGGGCCTTCAAGGAGGTGGGCATTGATATGAACGACAATTATAGCACCATCAACCCTGTGTACGACATTGAGCCCATTGAGAAGATCAGCGATGCCTACCTGGATCAGTATCTCTGGTATCAAGCCGACCAGCGTCACCTCTTTCCTGCTTGGATCAAGCCGTCGGACTCTGAggtccctcctctcctcgtgTACAAGTGGGCTCAAGGTATCAACAATCTCGACCAAGTCTGGGAAACCGCAAATGGGGAGTGCAACGTCATGATCGAGACCTCCTTGTCCAAGGTGTACGAGAAGATCGAGCTCACGTTGCTCAATTCGCTACTTCGCCTCATCATGGACCACAATTTGGCCGACTACATTACAGCCAAGAACAACGTCACACTGACGTACAAAGACATGAGCCATGTCAATAGTTACGGCATGATTCGTGGCCTTCAGTTTTCGGCGTTTGTTTTCCAGTATTATGGGCTGATTCTCGACCTTCTACTCCTGGGGCCTCAGCGCGCTAGCGACATTGCCGGCCCGCCTCAAAGCCCCAACGATTTTCTCCAGTTCCAGGATCGCGACACGGAGACGAGACACCCCATTAGACTGTACACCAGATACATTGACAAAATTTGGGTCTTTCTCCGCTTCACGGCTGACGAATCGCGCGACCTCATCCAGCGGTTTCTTACCGAACAACCGGATCCAAATTTTGAGAATGTCATCGGGTACAAGAGCAAGAAATGCTGGCCGAGAGATTCTCGCATGCGCTTGATGAGACACGATGTCAACCTCGGCAGGGCTGTCTTTTGGGATCTGAAGAATCGACTACCAAGATCCGTCACGACCATCGAGTGGGAAGACACATTTGCAAGTGTCTACAGCAAGGACAACCCAAACCTCCTGTTCTCAATGTGCGGCTTCGAGGTGCGCATTTTGCCCAAGATTCGCAACCAGAATGACGAGTTTCCCGTCAAGGACAGCGTTTGGTCACTGGTGAACAACGCCACCAAGGAGCGCACCGCCCACGCCTTTTTGCAGGTTACCGAGGAGGACATTCAGAAGTTCAACAACCGCATTCGCCAAATCCTCATGTCCTCGGGCTCAACCACGTTCACCAAGATTGCCAACAAGTGGAACACTGCCTTGATCGCTCTCTTCACGTACTACCGCGAGGCTGCTGTTTCGACTGTCAATCTACTTGACACAATTGTCAAGTGTGAGACTAAGATCCAAACCCGAGTCAAGATTGGCCTCAACTCAAAGATGCCGTCGCGGTTCCCGCCTGCTGTATTTTATACCCCCAAAGAGCTTGGTGGTCTAGGTATGATCTCTGGGTCTCACATCTTGATCCCAACGAGCGATAAGCGATGGTCCAAGCAGACCGATGTCGGGGTCACTCATTACCGTGCCGGCATGTCTCATGACGAGGAAACCCTTATTCCCAACATCTTCCGCTACATCATTCCCTGGGAGGCCGAGTTCATCGATTCCCAACGCGTCTGGACGGAATATTCGCAGAAGAGGCTCGAGGCCAACCAGCAAAACAGGAGGCTGACCTTGGAGGATCTAGAAGACAGCTGGGATCGGGGTCTGCCGCGCATCAACACGCTGTTCCAAAAGGACCGCAGCACGCTGAGCTTCGACAAGGGGTTCCGCACCCGGGCAGAGTTCAAGATTTATCAGTTGATGAAGAGCAATCCGTTCTGGTGGACCAGTCAGCGACACGACGGCAAACTATGGAACCTCAATGCCTATCGCACCGATGTCATTCAGGCACTGGGAGGTGTTGAGACGATTCTCGAGCATACTCTTTTCAAGGCAACAGGCTTCCCTTCTTGGGAGGGTCTATTCTGGGAGCGGGCCTCCGGTTTTGAAGA ATCAATGaagttcaagaagctcacAAACGCCCAGCGGTCCGGTCTCAATCAAATCCCCAACCGTCGGTTTACTCTTTGGTGGAGCCCAACCATCAACAGAGCAAATGTTTACGTTGGTTTCCAGGTCCAACTGGATTTGACTGGTATTTTCCTTCACGGCAAGATCCCGACCCTCAAGATCTCTTTGATCCAGATCTTCCGCGCCCATCTGTGGCAGAAAATACACGAGTCGGTTGTCATGGATCTCTGCCAGGTCTTTGATCAGGAACTGGAAGCTCTGAGCATTGAATCTGTTCAGAAAGAGACGATCCACCCGCGTAAATCCTACAAGATGAACAGTTCCTGCGCAGACATCCAGCTGTTTGCCAGCCACAAGTGGAATGTTACGCGACCGTCCCTCCTTTTCGACAACAAAGATGTCATCGAGGCAACCACGACAAACAAGTTCTGGATTGACGTTCAGCTGCGCTACGGCGACTACGACTCCCATGATATTGAAAGATATGTCAGGGCCAAGTATCTGGATTACACCACCGATAGCATGAGCTTGTACCCATCGCCTACCGGCCTCATGATTGGTATCGACCTTGCCTACAACCTCTATTCTGCTTACGGCCAGTACTTCCCAGGCCTGAAAACGCTGGTTCAGCAAGCCATGTCCAAGATCATGAAGGCCAATCCTGCTCTTTATGTGTTGCGTGAGCGTATCCGCAAAGGTCTTCAGCTGTATGCCTCCGAGAGCAACCAAGAGTTCCTCAACTCGCAAAATTACTCCGAGCTTTTCAGCAATCAGACTCAGCTCTTCATTGACGACACAAATGTGTACCGTGTGACGATCCACAAGACCTTCGAGGGCAACCTGACCACGAAGCCCATCAACGGTGCCATCTTTATCTTCAACCCTCGGACTGGGCAGCTGTTCCTGAAGATTATCCACACCAGCGTCTGGGCAGGGCAGAAGCGCTTGGGCCAGTTGGCGAAATGGAAAACGGCTGAAGAAGTGGCAGCATTGATCAGATCCCTTCCAGTAGAAGAGCAGCCCAAGCAGCTCATCGTCACGCGGAAGGGTCTTTTGGATCCTCTGGAGGTCAATCTCCTGGACTTTCCCAATATCTCGATTCGCGCTTCTGAGCTCCAGCTTCCCTTCCAGGCTGCCATGAAGGTGGAGAAGCTTGGCGACATGATTTTGCGTGCCACCGAGCCTCAAATGGTTCTTTTCAACCTCTACGATGAGTGGCTCAAGAGCATTTCTTCATACACAGCATTCTCTCGTCTTATTCTCATTCTCCGTGCCCTGCACGTCAACCAGGATAAGACGAAGTTGATATTGCGTCCCGACAAGACTGTCATCACTCAGGATCATCATATCTGGCCCTCCCTCTCGGATGAGGACTGGATCAAGATCGAAACGCAGCTTCGTGATCTGATCCTGAATGACTACGGGAAGAAGAATAATGTCAATGTCTCCAGTTTGACAAGTAGCGAAGTACGCGACATCATCTTGGGTATGGAAATTTCGGCCCCCTCTCTCCAGAGACAACAAGCTGCCGAGATTgaaaagcagcaacaggagcagcagcagcttaCTGCTGTCACAACCAAGACTCAAAATGTGCATGGAGAGGAGATTATCGTCACGACAACATCGCAGTTTGAACAGCAGACATTTGCGTCCAAGACCGAGTGGCGCACGAGGGCTATCGCCACGTCGAATTTGCGGACAAGGGCGAACAATATGTACGTGTCACCACTGGACAATGATGTGGATGACATCACATATGTGATGCCCAAAAATATCCTCAAGAAGTTTATCCAGATTGCCGATCTTCGAGTGCAGGTCGCGGGCTATTTGTATGGAGCTTCGCCTGCCGACAATGATCAAGTCAAGGAGGTTCGCTGTATCGTCATGGTGCCCCAGATTGGTGGTTTGCGCAATGTTCAGCTGCCTCagcatctccctcaacatgACATGCTCAAAGGAATGGAGCCTCTCGGCGTTATTCACACGACATCTGGTAATGAGCTTCCTTATATGTCGGCCATGGATGTTACCGATCATGCCCGATTGCTTGATGCCCACCCATCGTGGAGCAAGGAGAGCACCCTAACTGTGGCAGTGTCCTTTACACCGGGCAGTGTCTCACTGTCAGCCTGGGCGCTCACGCCGCAGGGCTACAAGTGGGGTGTAGAGAATAAGGATGTCGGCAGCGACCAGCCCCAGGGGTTTACCACAGCCATGGGCGAGAAGAGGCAGTTACTGTTGAGTGAAAAGTTCAGGGGCTTCTTTCTAGTGCCTGAATCAGGGAGGTGGAATTACAGCTTCATGGGTAGTGCCTTCGGCGGCCTGGAGAAGAAACCGGTCCATGTTAAGCTGGATACACCTGCGCCGTTTTACAGCGATCAACACCGTCCGATCCACTTCTCCAGTTTCAACGAGTTGGAAGATATCTGGGTGGACAGACAGGATAACTTTGCATAG
- a CDS encoding uncharacterized protein (COG:C; EggNog:ENOG503NV07) yields MAPHSPTTSNNGGVSERTSTLSQPQFLFINGKYIPSSDNETFPVRNPITGSVLYNCASASKADYETAIENAHSAYQTWSQTGPSARRRIFLKAADIMESYIIGDAPEFMSQEVSATMHWVKINVFATAGLFRETASLATQIRGEIVPADRPGTTIWVERQPVGVVFAISPWNAPINLTARAIAVPLLCGNTVVLKPSEFSPKSQDLAIRALTAAGLPPGCVNVLPTSAERTPEVTELAVKHPKVLRINFTGSDRVGRIIAGWAATCLKQCVLELGGKAPVIVFEDASIDDAVEAVVFGALAFSGQVCMSTERVILHKSISREFKEKLLKKVETIKTGNHLEDPAVSISGLFTSAHAKRVMSLVKSAVDGGAKLLAGDLQVTGPRGTIIRPHILEHVSTNMNIAHVETFGPVMLLSEFETDDEAVASANDSDFSLCGSVFSKDTMRALDISKRLRLGACHINGPSLYVESTLPQGGTGGGSGYGRFGGMAGVEAFTEKKIITVVKPGLKLTL; encoded by the exons ATGGCACCTCACAGCCCAACTACATCGAATAATGGGGGAGTCTCTGAGAGAACTAGTACTCTTTCCCAGCCTCAGTTTCTTTTCATCAACGGCAAATACATCCCCAGCTCAGACAATGAAACTTTCCCAGTCAGAAACCCAATAACGGGCAGCGTCCTCTACAACTGTGCTTCTGCTTCGAAGGCTGATTACGAAACCGCCATCGAGAATGCACACTCGGCCTACCAGACGTGGTCACAGACAGGGCCTTCAGCAAGGAGACGCATCTTCCTCAAGGCGGCCGACATTATGGAATCGTACATCATAGGGGACGCTCCAGAGTTCATGTCCCAGGAGGTGTCTGCCACTATGCATTGGGTCAAAATCAACGTCTTTGCCACCGCGGGCCTTTTTCGCGAAACCGCGAGCCTGGCCACTCAGATCAGAGGAGAGATAGTCCCAGCTGACAGGCCCGGAACGACAATTTGGGTGGAAAGGCAGCCGGTGGGCGTGGTGTTTGCGATTTCACCATGGAATGCTCCG ATCAACCTCACCGCAAGAGCAATTGCCGTCCCATTGCTCTGCGGCAATACGGTAGTCCTCAAACCATCCGAGTTCAGCCCAAAAAGTCAGGATTTGGCCATACGGGCGTTGACTGCCGCGGGCCTACCACCAGGATGCGTCAACGTTTTGCCCACAAGCGCGGAACGGACGCCTGAGGTGACCGAATTGGCGGTCAAGCACCCCAAGGTTCTTCGAATCAACTTCACGGGAAGCGACAGAGTGGGGAGGATCATCGCTGGCTGGGCGGCCACCTGCCTAAAACAATGTGTCTTGGAACTCGGCGGCAAGGCCCCTGTTATTGTCTTTGAGGATGCCAGCATTGACGATGCGGtcgaggcggtggtgtttggggcCTTGGCTTTTAGTGGACAGGTGTGCATGTCGACCGAGCGAGTGATATTGCACAAGTCAATCAGCAGGGAGTTCAAAGAGAAActgctgaagaaggtggaAACCATCAAGACCGGCAATCACTTGGAGGACCCGGCAGTTTCGATATCTGGATTGTTCACGTCGGCTCATGCAAAACGAGTGATGAGCTTGGTCAAGAGTGCGGTAGACGGTGGTGCGAAACTGCTTGCTGGTGACCTCCAAGTCACTGGCCCGAGAGGTACCATTATCCGACCTCATATTCTTGAACATGTCAGCACAAATATGAATATTGCACACGTCGAGACATTTGGGCCTGTCATGTTACTGTCTGAGTTCGAAACGGACGACGAGGCGGTGGCCTCAGCAAATGACAGCGACTTTTCTTTATGTGGGAGTGTCTTCTCAAAAGATACAATGAGGGCTTTGGACATCTCCAAGCGGCTCAGGTTAGGGGCATGTCACATCAACGGGCCGAGCTTATATGTGGAATCCACGCTGCCACAGGGAGGGACAGGGGGTGGCAGTGGATATGGACGCTTTGGTGGAATGGCTGGAGTCGAGGCATTCACTGAGAAAAAGATAATCACTGTTGTCAAACCGGGCCTGAAATTAACCCTTTGA